Genomic segment of Nothobranchius furzeri strain GRZ-AD chromosome 12, NfurGRZ-RIMD1, whole genome shotgun sequence:
TTCTGCTGCCgcttgcttccgaactcaaattatactgtacccgctctacaacggctccgctccggtgcagaggcctgaggtgcgcaaacaggcatgcgcaggattttcgagatcttgcgatacagtccgagcaataaacggacTGAAATCAGTTCAAAAAACGATTTAGCTCCAGAAACTGGCTGATTTCatcagtgacattttagcatgaaaacaaCGTGGAAAGTGTCTGGATGTCGGCCATGAAAATCAGAGGTACATATcggctgaccatgtctcctacatatcggTATACGCAATGGAGAACCcaatatcggtcgacctctagTCTCGACCAATCTCGTTAAAAAAACAAGTCCGCCCAGTTTGAGACCAGACAGTAAAAATGCCTTCGATTCCAAGAACATAAAAACGTGGTCTCAAGACCGATTTCCAGGAGTACAACACTCGTTTATTGGGTTCTTCACCGTGAATGAGCCGGAATCTGAGTGATCTTAACAATTTGAACTTATGTATTAAAATAATTACAGAAAAAGTTGAATCAGATTGTTGACTGAAGTTGGTGCCAAAAGTCAAGCAGCTGAAGACGTTCTTCCAGTAAAAATCTCGTTAAAATCCACCCAGTGATCATAAGAAGTTTTGGCCCGCCCGCCACCCAAGTCTAAGAGTTCATATGCAACTTCCTGCTGAAAGCAAAGCCATCCAAGGCAGATGTGATGCATTTGCTGCAGTTAAAGCTCATTTCTGACCAAATCTTTCATTCAGCTTCTCAGGGGGGTGACCATCTCCAACGGAGGCGTCCTGCCTCGAATCCACCCAGAGCTCCTCTCCAAGAAGAGGGGGGCCCGGGTGAAGGTGGACTCCCAGACGTCTGTGCCGGAGAAGCAGGAAGACCGCTCCAAGAGCAAGAAAACCATCAAATCCTTTAAAAAGGTTAAAGGGAGACGAGGCCGCAAGCCGAAGGTGAGTCAGCCGAGGTGATGGAACGTTCTGCTCCTGTCGAACGTCCTTCCACACGATTTACAGAGCTTCGTACCAGCCAGACCTTTGAAGTGACTGAAGCAAGCAGGATCTGGTTGAACATTATTGATGTTATATCAGTTTGGGTTTAATTAAGTGGAAATATCTTCTAATTAATCTAACAGAGCCAAAAATCATCACATATTCTGGTCAAAGTCTTCAGAAAACTTCCTTCTGACCCGTGGTCCTCCCACAGGGAGCTCAAATGAAAACCGGCTCATTTAAGATCCAAATGTGGTTCAAAGGAAACATTTTCTTCTCTTAAAGACCACAGATGGCGACAAAGAGTCTCTACCGAGTTCGTCTGTGGAAGACGGACCTGGAGACGGCTTCACCATCCTGTCAGCAAAGAGCCTGTTTCTGGGTCAGAAGGTAAGCTGATTGAACGCCCATAATCCAGCCAGCAGCTgaagatgatggtgtgtgtgtgtgtgtgtgtctacagctCTCATTAACAGAGAGTGAAATGAGCAAGATCGGTTCTATCAAGGTGGAGGGAATAATTAACCCAACAAATGCAGAGATGGACCTCAAAGATGGAGTCGGTAAGGAGACACGTGACCTTCTTCTGCATTGGTGACGCCAGGTCTTTCTCACGCCGCCGTTACGGTTTCAGGAAACGCTCTGGAGAAAGCTGGAGGCAGAGAGTTCCTGGAGGCAGTCAAGGAGCTGCGCAAAGCTCAGGGGCCTCTGGAGGTGGCATCAGGTACGTACCTTCTCCTGATAGTATCTTGATGCAGAAATCCAGAGTTTATTCTCAGAGGACATCATCTAGAGGTGGAAAGTATATCACAGCTTATgttgtttgtacctgaactgatccgcGCGGATCAGTAACTACACTAGTCGTTTCTCTGTTTTGCCACTTTAATTTTATCAtgattgtgtgtgcgtgtgtgtgtgtgtatatatatatatatgtatatatgtatacacacacacattgatgtgTAGGGTGTAGTGATGTGTGTACGAaatgtgttctccacatttgacccatcccctgggggagtggtgagctgcacacACGGCCGTGCTCAgggaccatttggtggtttaaccccccaatccaacccctaatgctgagtgtcaagcagggagggcattgggtcccttttttttttttcaaagtctttggtatgacctgaccggaTTTACGGATTTCTAAAAAATTCCTGTTCATGATTCCTGAAAGTGGGAAACTTGGGATTGCTGCTTTAATACTTCAGTTCTTCCGATACGTTCACCAGTCTGAGTAAACAGTCTGGTTGATTCCAGTCCAGTTCCACCCAGTAAGGATCCACTTCAGTACCATTTAGCCTCGACTTTGGTCCTGGTGTGACATGGTCCCATGTGCTCTGTGCTGCAGTGGCGGTGAGCCAGGCCAGCGGGTTGGCGGCCCGCTTCGTCATCCACTGTAACGTCCCTCAGTGGGGATCGGACAAATGTGAGGACCAGCTGGAGAAGACGGTGAAGAACTGCCTGTCAGCCGCCGAGGAGAAGAAGCTGAAGTCTGTGGCTTTCCCGTCACTTCCAGCTGGACGGTGAGCTCCATCCCTACGAACACCTCCCACCCGGgcggcttctgaatgtttcatcagaattcatgtttatgtgtttagcagacacttttgtccaaagagaCTTCCAGGTGATGAAGCAGCAGGTtgctcttgaggctaacaacaaacactaaccaatcagtcctaggtggcagtgatgaCTCAGAGGGAAGTTAACAAGGAGTGTgtcctagtttagaagatgctctctgaagagcttcaggagtttcttgaaaatcgacaatTCGAACTACCTGTtcaggtagtgcttggtaggtcattccgcaTCTGGAACGACAcatgaagagtctggattgtccggtGTTCAGTTTATGGAATGTGCACTCCTCATCTTAGAAACATCGCAGCCTGTTTCATCCGTTTAACCTGCTGTAGTCGTCTCCTCCCTAAAGTCCTGCCTCTATCCCTCAGGAATGGCTTTCCGAAGCAAACGGCAGCTCAGCTCATCCTCAAGGCCATCTCCAACCACTTTGtgtcctccaccagctcctccctgAAAAACATTTACTTTGTGCTGTTCGACAGCGAGAGCATTGGGATCTACCTGCAGGAAATGGCCAAGCTGGACAGCAAGTGA
This window contains:
- the macroh2a2 gene encoding core histone macro-H2A.2; amino-acid sequence: MSARSGKKKVTKLSRSSRAGVIFPVGRMMRYLRTGTHKYRIGMGAPVYMAAVIEYLAAEILELAGNAARDNKKGRITPRHIKLAVANDEELNQLLRGVTISNGGVLPRIHPELLSKKRGARVKVDSQTSVPEKQEDRSKSKKTIKSFKKVKGRRGRKPKTTDGDKESLPSSSVEDGPGDGFTILSAKSLFLGQKLSLTESEMSKIGSIKVEGIINPTNAEMDLKDGVGNALEKAGGREFLEAVKELRKAQGPLEVASVAVSQASGLAARFVIHCNVPQWGSDKCEDQLEKTVKNCLSAAEEKKLKSVAFPSLPAGRNGFPKQTAAQLILKAISNHFVSSTSSSLKNIYFVLFDSESIGIYLQEMAKLDSK